From a single Aspergillus puulaauensis MK2 DNA, chromosome 2, nearly complete sequence genomic region:
- a CDS encoding queuosine 5'-phosphate N-glycosylase/hydrolase (COG:H;~EggNog:ENOG410PIF4;~InterPro:IPR019438;~PFAM:PF10343) has product MSDDEVDHELIALLRKSLGLGGGAANPGAAETKVLENSQYVFDNAIDVALDPTKTKEAAETIWRQMQKKEYSTSSWSEHELHPKTKDENTVDFIFTMDLLNFSFWSAETADKRFAIEYRGRKWTGYWSLVAALQRALDEDIKITNPEFWANEEECTEELLRHVFRSATDEEMPLLTERLECLREAGRVLCSDFDGSFINCIYSANQSAAALVNLLAESFSCFRDEAIFQGRRVRLYKRAQILVADLWACFDGESYGEFHDIDKITMFADYRIPQMLHYFGCLMYSPPLETRIRKHEEIPSGSNLEIELRATSIWCVELIKREIELKHPEVKSAKTNGHSDSDAISKPNGHSREPSQNSDVAIDPQGQPSGQFRRHSRHSSASNTRPGTGVPINAILIDFFLYDTIKDLEKDGQETIPHHRTRSIWY; this is encoded by the exons ATGTCAGACGACGAGGTAGACCACGAGTTGATCGCGCTTCTTCGCAAGTCGCTCGGCTTAGGAGGAGGTGCCGCGAACCCCGGAGCCGCAGAAACGAAGGTGCTCGAAAATTCGCAATATGTTTTCGATAATGCTATCGACGTCGCCCTAGATCCTACCAAAACCAAGGAGGCCGCGGAGACTATATGGCGTCAGATGCAGAAGAAGGAATATTCAACTAGCAGCTGGTCGGAGCACGAACTACACCCCAAGACGAAGGATGAGAATACCGTGgatttcatcttcaccatggACTTGCTAAATTTCAGCTTCTGGTCCGCCGAAACGGCGGACAAGCGGTTTGCGATCGAATACCGGGGAAGGAAGTGGACTGGATACTGGAGCTTGGTTGCTGCGTTGCAGAGGGCTCTGGATGAAGACATTAAAATTACAAACCCGGAGTTTTGGGCGAACGAAGAGGAGTGCACGGAAGAGTTGCTCCGGCATGTTTTCCGCTCCGCAACAGATGAAGAGATGCCTCTCCTTACGGAACGCCTCGAGTGCTTACGGGAAGCTGGGCGAGTTCTATGCAGT GACTTCGATGGCAGTTTCATCAATTGCATATACAGTGCCAATCAGTCGGCAGCTGCTCTGGTAAATCTCCTCGCAGAGAGCTTCTCGTGCTTCCGGGACGAAGCAATCTTCCAGGGACGCAGAGTGCGGCTCTATAAACGTGCTCAAATCCTGGTCGCGGATCTATGGGCGTGCTTCGATGGAGAAAGCTACGGAGAGTTTCACGACATTGACAAGATCACGATGTTCGCTG ACTATCGCATTCCTCAAATGCTCCACTACTTCGGCTGCCTCATGTACTCTCCACCATTAGAAACCCGTATTCGCAAGCACGAGGAAATTCCCAGCGGATCAAACTTGGAAATCGAACTCCGCGCAACCAGTATCTGGTGCGTTGAACTCATCAAGCGCGAAATCGAGCTGAAACACCCCGAAGTCAAGTCGGCGAAGACTAACGGCCACTCCGATTCCGACGCAATTTCGAAACCCAACGGGCACTCTAGGGAACCGTCTCAGAACAGCGATGTGGCCATAGATCCCCAGGGTCAGCCAAGCGGCCAGTTTCGACGACATTCGAGGCACAGCAGTGCGAGCAACACCCGTCCAGGTACGGGCGTCCCTATAaatgccatcctcatcgatTTCTTCCTTTACGACACGATAAAGGATCTAGAAAAAGACGGACAGGAAACCATTCCCCACCACCGGACACGGAGTATCTGGTACTAA
- a CDS encoding uncharacterized protein (COG:L;~EggNog:ENOG410PQJ2;~InterPro:IPR008721;~PFAM:PF05460;~go_component: GO:0005664 - nuclear origin of replication recognition complex [Evidence IEA];~go_function: GO:0003677 - DNA binding [Evidence IEA];~go_process: GO:0006260 - DNA replication [Evidence IEA]), whose amino-acid sequence MNNRPVEQALATLLPTHAQDMPQELRNLALSLVAQSRSSSSSLKPDEEIARPFACAELACKRLTRTLKLPPLLGQPPCPPRVYKKLYSFLERTLSISSPKRTESMLAHGTPSRSGSTPPTPTKQSRAVRTPSKVSATPRGLENTPSKPTPLKRTYTNNDESRTPQRPNKIHSNNHLTSTKIPDAPAWVMASIRMVCKTLSTPAPRMSTWSRPPISRTLPPHIFAGVSSILHLIDSENEFDEEATEFLEPVISTKDKDKDEDFKELINALVVSVYFLVLARRRQPGESSADNAQDQSRKMDKKTFSEMRQTALVSLGFPSTERRHREDVDQWIALIMEQNWAHGKEWFENIPQAGELDGDDEFLSDDGGYYGEEGNGNRITKRPKTIPGDRGLFSSAGSRRGLLPGLGTMMQDRVDWLSPERREDYAEWKAGIMTHIEEVEATA is encoded by the exons ATGAACAATAGACCTGTTGAACAGGCATTGGCTACTCTGCTGCCCACGCATGCACAAGATATGCCGCAAGAACTCCGAAACCTCGCCTTGTCTTTAGTTGCGCAGTCTCGGAGTTCGTCTTCAAGTTTGAAGCCCGACGAGGAGATCGCGCGCCCATTTGCGTGCGCCGAATTAGCTTGCAAAAG GCTCACACGCACGCTCAAACTTCCCCCATTACTCGGCCAACCGCCCTGCCCTCCGCGGGTTTATAAAAAGCTCTACTCCTTCCTTGAACGGACGTTGAGCATATCGAGCCCAAAACGCACGGAAAGTATGTTGGCACACGGTACGCCGTCACGCTCAGGATCcacaccaccgacaccgacgaAACAATCAAGGGCTGTGCGGACCCCTTCGAAGGTTTCGGCGACACCGCGAGGTTTAGAGAATACTCCGAGCAAGCCTACACCTCTGAAAAGAACATACACAAATAACGATGAATCGCGTACACCACAGCGGCCGAATAAGATCCACAGCAATAACCACTTGACCTCTACGAAAATCCCGGATGCACCGGCTTGGGTTATGGCGTCCATCCGAATGGTGTGTAAGACACTATCGACCCCAGCACCACGGATGAGCACATGGTCTAGGCCACCTATTTCAAGAACGCTTCCACCTCATATTTTTGCAGGTGTATCGTCAATCCTACACTTGATTGACTCCGAAAATGAGTTCGACGAGGAAGCAACCGAGTTCTTGGAACCTGTTATATCAactaaagataaagataaagacGAGGACTTCAAAGAGCTTATAAACGCCCTTGTCGTATCGGTTTACTTCCTTGTTCTCGCACGCCGACGCCAGCCAGGCGAATCGTCCGCAGACAACGCACAAGATCAATCTAGAAAGATGGATAAAAAGACTTTCTCCGAGATGCGCCAGACTGCGCTTGTGAGCCTCGGATTTCCCTCCACAGAACGCCGACATCGTGAAGATGTGGACCAATGGATTGCACTAATCATGGAACAAAACTGGGCTCATGGGAAGGAGTGGTTTGAGAACATCCCGCAAGCCGGGGAATtagacggcgacgacgaatTTCTTTCCGACGATGGCGGATACTACGGCGAGGAGGGTAATGGAAACCGAATCACTAAGCGGCCGAAGACTATACCTGGTGACCGTGGCTTGTTCTCATCAGCAGGCTCGAGACGCGGACTTCTTCCGGGCTTAGGAACGATGATGCAGGACCGCGTAGACTGGTTGAGTCCAGAGCGCCGTGAAGATTACGCTGAGTGGAAAGCAGGTATTATGACTCATATTGAGGAAGTAGAAGCGACTGCTTAA
- the cyp5 gene encoding putative peptidyl-prolyl cis-trans isomerase (COG:O;~EggNog:ENOG410PN0B;~InterPro:IPR024936,IPR029000,IPR020892,IPR002130;~PFAM:PF00160;~go_function: GO:0003755 - peptidyl-prolyl cis-trans isomerase activity [Evidence IEA];~go_process: GO:0000413 - protein peptidyl-prolyl isomerization [Evidence IEA];~go_process: GO:0006457 - protein folding [Evidence IEA]) produces the protein MSVTLHTTQGDLKVELFCEAVPKTAENFIALCATGAYNNTPFHRLMPGFMIQGGDISLGPAASSSTGSTKPMLPFDDIPKGGTSIYHPSALNQEIHLPALRHNTRGILSMASRPVKNQTTPGSQGATGSTINGSQFFITFAAAPHLDGTSTVFGKVLNLTAQDEGGDILTKLEKANVKVDKKGRVVQPKEGEETEYEAFRINKVTIHANPFAT, from the exons ATGTCTGTCACA CTCCATACTACCCAGGGAGACCTAAAGGTCGAGCTTTTCTGTGAAGCTGTGCCCAAAACAGCAGAA AACTTTATCGCTCTCTGCGCAACCGGCGCATACAACAACACGCCATTCCACCGTCTAATGCCCGGCTTCATGATTCAAGGCGGCGACATTTCCCTTGGaccagcagcaagctcatcaACTGGGAGCACGAAACCGATGCTTCCCTTCGATGATATTCCCAAAGGCGGTACCTCAATCTACCACCCCTCGGCACTAAACCAAGAAATCCACCTCCCAGCCCTCCGGCATAATACGCGCGGAATCCTCTCTATGGCGTCTAGGCCGGTCAAAAACCAGACTACACCCGGGTCCCAGGGAGCTACAGGTTCTACAATCAACGGAAGCCAGTTTTTCATCACTTTTGCAGCGGCGCCGCACCTCGATGGAACGAGCACTGTATTTGGGAAGGTTTTGAATCTAACGGCACAAGACGAGGGAGGTGACATTCTGACGAAGCTGGAAAAGGCGAATGTTAAGGTTGATAAGAAGGGAAGGGTTGTTCAACCTAAGGAAGGTGAAGAGACAGAGTATGAGGCGTTTCGGATCAACAAGGTGACGATTCATGCAAATCCGTTCGCTACATGA